Proteins encoded together in one bacterium window:
- a CDS encoding ribbon-helix-helix domain-containing protein, with protein MPRLADPQARRVAVNINLSVGLLQQIDQLAEALGTSRSALIRSAIEQVLEDASDIAVADARMADPNDPVIPWEQVKAEMGL; from the coding sequence ATGCCCCGCTTGGCCGATCCTCAGGCCCGTAGAGTAGCCGTCAACATCAACCTATCGGTCGGTCTGTTGCAACAGATAGACCAACTGGCCGAAGCACTGGGTACCAGCCGTTCGGCGCTGATACGAAGCGCCATCGAGCAGGTGCTGGAGGACGCCTCCGATATCGCCGTCGCCGACGCCAGGATGGCCGACCCGAACGACCCCGTCATTCCGTGGGAGCAGGTCAAGGCGGAGATGGGGCTTTGA
- a CDS encoding type II toxin-antitoxin system RelE/ParE family toxin, whose product MRYTISFKGSARKEAVGLPQDVRTSVGDFIEGLRDDPRPLGCTMLQGKLRGYYRGRVGAYRIVYAVDDAAHEVTIVRVAPRGRVYR is encoded by the coding sequence TTGAGGTACACGATATCCTTCAAGGGCAGCGCGCGGAAGGAAGCTGTCGGCCTGCCCCAGGATGTCAGGACGAGTGTCGGGGACTTCATCGAAGGTCTCCGTGACGACCCCCGTCCGCTTGGCTGCACGATGTTGCAGGGCAAGTTGCGTGGCTACTACCGTGGTCGGGTCGGGGCGTACCGCATTGTCTACGCCGTTGACGACGCGGCCCACGAGGTCACCATCGTCCGCGTGGCCCCGCGCGGCCGCGTGTACCGCTAG